In Aegilops tauschii subsp. strangulata cultivar AL8/78 chromosome 3, Aet v6.0, whole genome shotgun sequence, one genomic interval encodes:
- the LOC109776313 gene encoding TSL-kinase interacting protein 1, which yields MKAPQQHRKPTDTEAKVKHGGDKLHCLKPGKYTNKSSGNIGAKCRREDGQLFTGSKIALKGGSFMEVPFSNSTNLSAQPPNYSKKMKLQFFPIDEAIQKVLQQEKHNPYLELTLAPRKKMSSIVQHLNTKWGRSSCAKGELMLFPYGARPDSLVGSEKWTVNDSCTAADVYVAVGSPSTFRLRYGWFEHNLKQQSSEESLAPVHSAEKTIGDKPSDHFVFPNKPSDPFEFPNKPLDPFEFPNKPSDPFEFPSKHSDPFEFPSKFTSPSDVCNTEQTVVDNQSKVTPLSWIDCISNISFGALLSQAVPSQDSKQPPLQSSSILQQIPATCDSFDAAIASLIAHQQTSNQPKVSNPSVWDAEETCHAFPRNQTSARMFSSAHGNSSAITSSILGAIPESDTDGNQRCSTEGRKKESTPQIQGLGNNDNVKPDVPMPESTGEPELGAFDSRLLSGTDSLGLSGLLANSLDAFPKFTVS from the exons ATGAAAGCTCCCCAGCAGCACCGTAAACCAACTGATACAGAAGCAAAGGTCAAACATGGTGGTGATAAGTTGCATTGCCTGAAGCCAGGAAAATATACCAACAAATCATCAG GCAATATAGGGGCAAAGTGCAGAAGAGAAGATGGTCAATTGTTTACCGGCAGTAAGATTGCACTGAAGGGTGGTAGCTTTATGGAAGTACCATTTAGCAATTCGACAAACTTATCTGCTCAACCACCAAATTATTCTAAAAAGATGAAGCTTCAGTTTTTCCCAATAGATGAGGCGATTCAAAAGGTTCTACAGCAG GAGAAACACAATCCTTACCTGGAGTTGACCTTGGCTCCTCGAAAGAAGATGTCCTCAATTGTGCAACATCTGAACACAAAATGGGGCCGTTCTAGCTGCGCAAAAGGCGAGCTCATGCTCTTCCCATATGGTGCTAGGCCAGATAGCTTAGTTGGCAGTGAAAAATGGACTGTTAATGATTCTTGCACTGCTGCTGATGTTTATGTTGCTGTTGGCAGCCCTTCAACATTTCGCTTAAG GTATGGATGGTTTGAGCATAATTTGAAGCAACAGAGCAGCGAAGAATCTTTGGCACCCGTGCACTCTGCAGAAAAGACCATCGGTGACAAACCTTCAGATCATTTTGTGTTTCCAAACAAACCTTCAGATCCTTTTGAGTTTCCAAACAAACCTTTAGATCCTTTTGAGTTTCCAAACAAACCTTCAGATCCTTTTGAGTTTCCAAGCAAACATTCAGATCCTTTTGAGTTTCCAAGTAAATTTACCAGTCCATCCGATGTGTGTAACACAGAACAGACTGTGGTG GATAACCAAAGCAAAGTGACGCCTCTCTCATGGATAGACTGCATATCCAATATCAGTTTCGGAGCACTCTTATCACAGGCTGTACCCTCTCAAGACAGTAAACAACCGCCTTTGCAAAGTAGCTCGATTCTCCAGCAGATTCCTGCTACGTGCGATTCATTTGATGCTGCTATTGCCTCCTTGATTGCTCACCAGCAAACAAGTAACCAACCGAAGGTCTCAAATCCATCTGTTTGGGATGCAGAAGAAACTTGTCATGCATTTCCCCGGAATCAAACTTCAGCTAGGATGTTCTCTTCAGCTCATGGCAACAGTAGTGCTATTACCTCGTCTATCCTGGGTGCAATTCCTGAGTCTGATACAGATGGCAACCAG CGTTGTTCTACTGAAGGCAGGAAAAAGGAATCAACCCCTCAGATACAAGGCTTGGGCAATAATGATAATGTGAAGCCAGATGTGCCAATG CCTGAATCCACCGGTGAGCCAGAGCTCGGGGCATTTGACTCTAGGCTTTTGAGTGGAACCGACAGTTTAGGTCTAAGCGGCTTGCTAGCAAACAGCTTGGATGCATTTCCGAAGTTCACTGTTTCGTAA